tgaaaaatactttttaaaaaagaagaaaattagtttAATGATAAAAGGTAGACACCTGGTCTGTTTTTATAATGATGGCCTATACGTAGGAGTGACTGGCTATTTCTAGAACGTTTGTATATTTTGATGAGTCCCTGACACTGTTTCTGTCTCTTATCCAGAAAGATGGAGTGCTTTCGTACATTGCCAATTTTCGCCTGCTTGCcgagctctccagcccctttgtgaACCAGAGGTAGGTTACAGGGATCAGTTTGAAGTTGTGTGGTTTCATTTTAATCTGTGGAAACCTTTTCTCCAAGATGCAGAGCTCAAGTCTCTgtgaacaaacagaaaacactttATCCACACAGCCGCTCCCCAGCCCCTCTGTGCAAATTGTTAGATGTTCCTTGAATTCTTTTATAGCCTAAAACTTGAGAGTAAGGTGGTAGATTCCCAAGCTGCAGAATAAGTGTGatgtttctcttctcctcttttccAGGTGGTTCTTTGAAGCCCTGAAGTACCCCAAGTTTTCCAAAGCCAATGTCATCAATGGAATTCTCATGACAGTGGTCTTTTTCATAGTGCGGATCATTGCAATACCGCCTCTGTATTTCTTTGTGTACTCCGTGTACGGAACAGAGCCCTACATAAGGCTTGGATTTACAGTCCAGTATATCTGGATcactacttgttttgttttggatgtgATGAATGTCATGTGGATGATCAAAATTACAAAAGGATGCATCAAGGTCATCTCTCTCATCGGACAGGAGAAAGCCAAGACTagccttcagaatgggaaactcgattaaaggcgtgcttcaTCAAACACCTTTGCTTCCATAAGCCATTTTCATGCCTCCTCACGCCGTGTCTACTAGTAGATGAGTTCCTGGCATGCTCTTATGCTGCTCTA
The genomic region above belongs to Peromyscus eremicus unplaced genomic scaffold, PerEre_H2_v1 PerEre#2#unplaced_3751, whole genome shotgun sequence and contains:
- the LOC131902199 gene encoding TLC domain-containing protein 4-like — encoded protein: GDSTLVKLNIATASGYLISDLLIILLNWKVIGDKFFVIHHCTALTAYCFVLKDGVLSYIANFRLLAELSSPFVNQRWFFEALKYPKFSKANVINGILMTVVFFIVRIIAIPPLYFFVYSVYGTEPYIRLGFTVQYIWITTCFVLDVMNVMWMIKITKGCIKVISLIGQEKAKTSLQNGKLD